From one Nitrosococcus halophilus Nc 4 genomic stretch:
- a CDS encoding TRAP transporter large permease has translation MEVWALVMFAVLFALLLLGYPVAFTLGGVALAFGTIFLDMDFFRLLPLRIWGIITNFTLLAVPLFVFMGVILEKSGLAEELLETMGLLFGRLRGGLGISIVVVGALLAATTGVVGATVVTMGIIALPSMLKHGYAKELATGTIASAGTLGQIIPPSIVLILLGDVMGVPVGQLFMAAVVPGILLILLYIAYIVVTAWRRPEVAPALNRTATLGHPSLGLQILKSLIPPLALVIAVLGSIFFGIASPTESAAVGALGAMLLALSHRRLTLDNLREASAQTMRLTSMVFIILIGATAFGLVFRGMGGDALVLELMSGLPGGAWTFLAISMLLIFLLGFFLDFLEICFIVVPILTPVAIHLGLNPLWFAVLIALNLQTSFLTPPFGFSLFYLKAVTPPEVQISHIYRGILPFVAIQLIALVLLLVFPELGLWLPTTMDRWQGLGG, from the coding sequence ATGGAAGTGTGGGCTCTCGTGATGTTTGCAGTGCTATTTGCACTGCTGCTTTTAGGTTATCCGGTTGCCTTCACCCTTGGTGGCGTTGCGTTAGCTTTCGGGACGATATTCCTGGATATGGATTTCTTTCGACTCTTGCCCTTGCGTATCTGGGGCATCATCACCAACTTCACCCTATTAGCGGTGCCCCTGTTTGTATTTATGGGAGTCATCCTAGAGAAATCAGGCCTAGCCGAAGAGTTGCTTGAAACCATGGGCCTATTATTTGGCCGGCTACGGGGGGGGTTGGGAATCTCCATTGTAGTGGTCGGCGCGCTTCTGGCAGCAACCACCGGGGTAGTGGGGGCTACCGTGGTCACCATGGGGATTATTGCCTTGCCCTCCATGCTTAAGCATGGCTACGCCAAGGAGTTGGCGACCGGGACTATTGCCTCTGCAGGAACCTTAGGACAAATCATCCCCCCCAGCATTGTGCTGATCCTATTAGGAGATGTCATGGGGGTGCCGGTAGGCCAGCTCTTCATGGCAGCCGTCGTTCCTGGGATCTTGCTCATCCTGCTCTATATCGCCTATATTGTGGTCACTGCCTGGCGACGGCCAGAGGTTGCTCCAGCCCTTAATAGAACAGCCACCCTCGGCCATCCTAGCTTAGGGCTACAGATCCTCAAAAGCCTCATTCCTCCCTTGGCCTTAGTGATTGCGGTGCTGGGCTCGATCTTTTTTGGAATTGCTTCCCCCACCGAGTCGGCTGCAGTGGGCGCCCTCGGCGCCATGCTTCTGGCGCTCTCCCACCGGCGACTGACCCTGGATAACCTGCGGGAAGCCAGTGCTCAGACCATGCGCCTGACAAGCATGGTTTTTATTATTTTAATTGGCGCCACTGCCTTTGGTTTAGTCTTTCGCGGGATGGGGGGCGATGCCTTGGTCTTGGAATTAATGTCTGGGCTGCCTGGGGGAGCTTGGACCTTCCTCGCCATCAGCATGTTACTCATTTTCCTGCTAGGGTTTTTTCTTGATTTTCTTGAAATTTGCTTTATCGTGGTGCCTATCCTTACGCCGGTGGCCATCCACCTGGGGCTTAATCCGCTCTGGTTTGCGGTACTGATTGCCCTGAATTTGCAAACCTCCTTTCTCACTCCACCTTTTGGCTTTTCTCTCTTTTACCTGAAAGCCGTCACCCCCCCTGAGGTTCAAATCAGCCACATCTACCGGGGCATATTGCCCTTTGTCGCTATCCAGCTT
- a CDS encoding TRAP transporter small permease subunit, whose translation MGFPEQKLQQFATSIDKLSSWTGRLVAWLVLLLVLLVCYDVSMRYLFQSGSVALQELEWHLFALIFLLGAAPTLKNDGHVRVDVLYHSHWFSPRTRIWINLLGTLAFLLPFCLVVITASWPFVRNAFLQNEGSPDPGGLPYRYLLKAVIPLAFSLLALQGIADLIRNLLKLRQDSEATE comes from the coding sequence ATGGGATTTCCAGAACAAAAACTTCAACAATTCGCGACTTCCATCGATAAATTAAGTAGTTGGACGGGCCGCTTAGTAGCCTGGTTGGTGCTGCTTTTGGTGTTGTTGGTATGCTACGACGTCAGTATGCGCTATCTTTTCCAAAGCGGCTCCGTAGCCTTGCAGGAATTGGAATGGCATCTCTTTGCGCTGATCTTTTTGCTAGGGGCCGCACCCACCTTAAAAAATGATGGCCATGTGCGAGTCGATGTCCTCTACCACAGTCACTGGTTTAGTCCTCGAACTCGAATCTGGATTAATCTCCTCGGAACCCTCGCCTTCCTGCTCCCTTTCTGCCTTGTGGTGATTACCGCCTCCTGGCCCTTTGTCCGCAATGCTTTCCTACAAAATGAAGGTTCTCCTGATCCCGGTGGCCTCCCTTATCGTTATCTTCTGAAAGCCGTTATTCCCCTCGCTTTTAGTTTACTCGCCCTCCAAGGTATTGCCGATCTTATTCGCAACTTACTGAAATTAAGACAGGATTCGGAGGCGACTGAATAA